Genomic window (Longimicrobiales bacterium):
GTCCGCGTCCTCTACACACCGCAGCATCCGCCCGGTGGCTCCAGCCTTACGGAACCAAGCGTACCTCGGACCGTGCTTTATTCTCTTGGGCACTCTCGAGCGCGACGTAGGCAAGCGTCTTGGTCTCCGCATACCAGTGCGCTCGTTCCCGGAACGCTGATAGCACACGATCGCTCCAAGAGCACCCAGGCAAGAACGTCTGCGTACGCACGATGAAGAATGGGCGCTGAGGGACTCGAAGCCCCGCCCCCCTGCGTGTGAGGAACGGCTCACAGTGCTTGGCTTTCGCGGACTTGGCGACCTCTAGGGAATCGCTTCGTTGATTGGTGGTACCTGGCCCACGGGGTTCACCGGATGGCGAGGGCGTCCAGAGCGGTTATGGTCACTCACCGCCTCAACAGCCGCCCGGGACGTGTGTCTGTGAGCACGCCATCGTCGATAACGGGAACCCCGTTCACGAAGACGTAGTCGATACCCTCCGCGTACCGCATGGCGTCACCGAAATCCGCGACGTCCCGGATCGCTTCCGGATCGAAGAGCAGGAGATCCGCGACCAGGCCGGGTGCGATCAGGCCGCGATCGTGCAGGCCCAGTCGCTGCGCAGCCAAGGAGGTCATACGGCGTACGGCATCTTCCAAGCTGAGCACCCCGTCCTCGCGAACGTATTTCGCGATGACTCTGGGAAAGGCACCAAACGCGCGAGGATGCGCGCTCGCGGACGTCGCTGGGTTCACGGGAGAGGCGTCAGTATCGATCATCACGAAGTCGGCCGCGAGCGCCTGCCACTTCTGTTCTTCGTTCATGCTGCGCGGATTCACGCTTACCCCTCTGGCCTGAACCAGGTCGAAGAAGGTGTTCCAGACGTCGGTTCCGAGGACCTGAGCGGCCCCGGCCACCGAGCGGTTGATGACACGTTCGTCGACCGCGTTGGACCCGGACACGATCAGGACGTTGTCCCAATCCATGCCCACGTGGCGGTACCAGTTCTCCCAGTCTGCTGTCGTCTCCACTTCGCGGCGGAGTTCCGCACGCACTTGGGGATCCCCGAGTGTCTCCAGGAAGGCCTCTGTGCCCTCGGCGTAGTGCCGGGGATGCAGGAACGAACCCAATCCGATGCCGTTGCGGACGTACGGATAGATATCGGCGGTGACATCCATGCCGGCGGTTCGGACCGAATCGATGAGCGCGAGCGCTTCGGCCATGAGTGGCCAATTCTCCTCGCCCGCCGCCTTCAGGTGGTAGATGTGCACCGGCACTCCGGCACCCTCACCGATCTCGATCGCTTCGCGGATCGCTTCAAGCACAGCATGGCTCTCGTTGCGCATGTGCGTGAAGTAGGTACCGCCGTACTCCCCCGCGACCTTGGTGAGCTCGATCAACTCCTCGGTGCTCGCGTAGATCGCGGGCGGATAGATCAACGAAGTGGAGACCCCGATCGCGCCATCCTCCATGCCCTGACGCACCAGAGCCTTCATCTCTTCGAGCTGCTCGGTCGATGGCTGGACGTCGTCCTCTCCCAAGACCACGCGCCGGACCTGCGTGAGTCCCACGTCATGCACGACATTCAGCGCGATCCCGTATCGCTCCATGACCGCGAAATACTCCGCGTAGGTGCGCCACGTCAGGGTGTCGCCGTCCACAACCGGTCCCGTACCTGACGTCTCGGGACTACGCGGCGCGGGTGATCCCCCTTCCCCCGACAAGTACGTCGTGATGCCCTGCCTGAGTTTGCTCTCTGCGCTCGGCGGATCGGTGATGAGTACCAGGCTCGACTGACCCATCATGTCGATGAAGCCTGGGCTGACAACCCGGCCTGCCGCGTCGATCGTGCGGGTGGCCTGCCTTCCCCCCAAGTGACCGACCGCCGCGATGCGGTCTCCGCGAATCGCCACGTCCCCACGGAACCAAGGGTTTCCCGCACCATCGACGATCCGGGCGTCTGTGATCAGGATATCGAAAGGTGAGTCGTCCCCGCCGTCCCCTGCTTCGCGCGCGCACGAAACCAGAACGAGGGTGGCGACCAAGACGGCTACGGCGGCATGTCGACGCATCACTCGACTCCTAATTCAGCTTCGGGGGAGGAGAATCGTACTTCACACATTGACTCTCCACCACGCTCTGCGTCGTGCCGCGCGGGATGGCTCAAGAGGTGTACGACATCGCCATCCTAGGGGGCCGTGTCATCGATCCCGAAACTGGGCTGGATGCGGTGAGGAACATCGGTATCCGCGGAGACCTCATCGCCGCGGTGACCGTGGAGAGCCTCGAAGCCGTAACCGTCATCGACGCTCGAGGTCTCGTGGTCGCGCCGGGGTTTATCGACATCCTCGCGGCCCCTCCACGGCAAGACGAAGGGGCCGTCTTCAAGATCTTCGACGGCGTCACCACAGTGGTTTCCATGCACGGCGGTCCGGTGGACGCCGAGGAGTGGTACGAGCAGCGGGCCCAGTCCGGCTCGTATCACCACTACGGCACCACAGTCGGACATGGGGCGTTGCGCAGTGCCGCAGGAGTCACCGACCCATACGCGCCGGGCTACACCCGTGCAACTGGGTTCGATGATCGTGATGGCGCGGCAAGCTCTTAGATATGGCGCCGTGGGAATCGGGTTCGGCGTCGCGTACGTGCCGGGCGCCTCACGCTTGGAGGTGTTGCGTCTCTTCGAACTCGCCGCGGCCGAGGGCGTCCCCTGCCACCTGCACCTCCGCCACTTCGGCCCGGTACCGGCATCCAATAGCAGCCTCGATGCCGTAGAGGAGGTCATCGGAGCGGCGGCGATCACCGGGGCGGCGGCGCAGATCGCACACATCGGCAGTATGGTCGCCGACCCCACGGACATGGCGGCGGCTCTCTGGATGATCGAAGGTGCGCTCGCTCGTGGCATCGATGTAATGGCCGACATCTACCCCTACACCGC
Coding sequences:
- a CDS encoding D-aminoacylase, producing MRRHAAVAVLVATLVLVSCAREAGDGGDDSPFDILITDARIVDGAGNPWFRGDVAIRGDRIAAVGHLGGRQATRTIDAAGRVVSPGFIDMMGQSSLVLITDPPSAESKLRQGITTYLSGEGGSPAPRSPETSGTGPVVDGDTLTWRTYAEYFAVMERYGIALNVVHDVGLTQVRRVVLGEDDVQPSTEQLEEMKALVRQGMEDGAIGVSTSLIYPPAIYASTEELIELTKVAGEYGGTYFTHMRNESHAVLEAIREAIEIGEGAGVPVHIYHLKAAGEENWPLMAEALALIDSVRTAGMDVTADIYPYVRNGIGLGSFLHPRHYAEGTEAFLETLGDPQVRAELRREVETTADWENWYRHVGMDWDNVLIVSGSNAVDERVINRSVAGAAQVLGTDVWNTFFDLVQARGVSVNPRSMNEEQKWQALAADFVMIDTDASPVNPATSASAHPRAFGAFPRVIAKYVREDGVLSLEDAVRRMTSLAAQRLGLHDRGLIAPGLVADLLLFDPEAIRDVADFGDAMRYAEGIDYVFVNGVPVIDDGVLTDTRPGRLLRR